A region from the Salvia splendens isolate huo1 chromosome 15, SspV2, whole genome shotgun sequence genome encodes:
- the LOC121769357 gene encoding 60S ribosomal protein L21-1-like, giving the protein MPAGHGLRSRTRDSFSRAFRKKGPTHLSTYLRTYKTGDYVDVKVNGSIHKGMPHKFYHGRTGRVWNVTKRAVGVEVNKQVGNRIIKKRIHVRIEHVQQSRCHEEVMVRIKKNDQLKAEAKAQGKIISTKRQPEGPKPGFMVGGATLETVTPIPYDVVNDLKGGY; this is encoded by the exons ATGCCGGCTGGCCACGGATTGAGGTCGCGCACCAGAGATTCCTTCTCTCGGGCCTTCAGGAAGAAGGGTCCGACCCACCTCTCCACCTACCTCCGCACCTACAAAACCGGAGACTATGTTGATGTTAAGGTTAACGGCTCCATCCACAAAGGCATGCCCCACAAATTCTACCACGGCCGAACTGGTCGCGTCTGGAACGTCACCAAGCGTGCCGTCGGCGTTGAAGTCAACAAGCAG GTTGGTAACAGAATTATAAAGAAAAGAATTCATGTCCGCATTGAACACGTTCAGCAGTCACGTTGCCATGAAGAAGTGATGGTGAGGATAAAGAAGAACGACCAGCTGAAGGCAGAGGCAAAGGCACAGGGTAAAATCATCAGCACGAAGAGGCAGCCAGAAGGTCCAAAGCCTGGATTCATGGTGGGAGGGGCAACATTAGAGACTGTAACTCCAATCCCCTATGATGTGGTTAATGATCTCAAAGGTGGTTACTGA